GAGAACATGAGTACTCAAGACTAGCATACCTTCCGAATGACGAGATAGTCTCCAACTGACAAAGTAAGTTCCACCTCGGATTCAGCATGATAAGGATACATGACCTGTTTTATCAGCAATAAAAAGCGGGATAAGTAAGCTAAACACCGATGATCGAGTTTACTTAACAAATACTGACATATAACCTTAGCAAACTAAATACCTCCCCAAGAAAGTAACCCATAGCATCAGTCGATCCATCCTGTACCGGTGAGGTAGGCAGACTATTTACTTCTTCATATGCTGGAGGTGCAGGCATACTGTCCATGCTTGGAACTGCAGCAGCAGCAGGTGAAGGTGAAGGTGCAGGAGCAGGAGCAGATTCAATCCTTTGGCGCTCAGACATCATCTGAAAAAACATAACTCATCAAACATATATGGAAACAAATCATAAAGCACAACAAGAGGGAGCAGAAGTTTTTAtattgggggggggggggggataTGCTGGATTGACTTACTTCTCCTTCTAGCATATCAAGTATTTGAAGAACTCGCTGATGGTAGGCTCGTTCAGCTTCAACCTTAAAAACAAATACGGGATATATTAGGTACGAATCCATAGACTAGTTTTAAACATGAGCCCAAACTTTAAAAGTATGAAGGCAAATTACCATAGCAATTAGTCGTTGCAGTGTCAACCTTTGTTGTTGAGCTTCTACGGCAGCCATAGCAGCAGCAGCCTCTTTCCCTAGAGTGGCGACATTTGACTTCAGATCTTGCAATTTAGACTCGGCTGCCTCAAGTTTAAAAGCCATGTCAGGATGGGCATTTCCTTCCCTTAATTTGGCTTGTCTTCTTGCAACTTCAACAGCCTATCTAGTTCCAACAATCAGTGTAACAAGCTGGTGAGGGGATCTCCATCAATAAGCAGCATGCGAACATCTCAATTAATAAGAAAAGCAATTTAAGTGCATCTAAGATCCCGTCAATCACTAAcgatttaactaaattaaaatacctGAGCTTCAGCCTCTTGCCGCATCCTGTCATATCTTTGTGCTAGATGACGAGCGTCCTCCAATGGAGCTCCCATAACCATAGCTCTCAATGGTTCTGCCACCTGGCATAGAAGAAGTCAAGAGTTATTAATGAACTAGCTGTCTAAGTCTCGTAAAATAGATTGTGCAGAAAGTTTAAATTAGTTGATGAGGAAACAGAGATGATAGAAAATCTGAAAGTCAAAGTGCATCCAGGTAACAGAAACTACAGTGGACTAATATTGCGATAGAAACCAAATGTCTGTTCGATGTGTAAAATTCACACGATTTCCTAGTGGGATAAGAgtaagttaattaaaaaatctaacTAAAGCATAAACAAAGTTGGAACAGGTGAATGGTAAGCTGATAAATTAAGTTGATAATAACTAAATAGGAGTACAAGCAGAATATGCAAAAGATGCAGGTAGCAACAATGCTGTTATGTAAAAAACCAACACAAGAGTCATGTTTCGGGGAAGCAAAATAATAACCTGTGTGCCTAAGGCCTTCAACAGATTTCCGCGTTCTTTCTCCATTTGAGCACGAGTTCGTGCAAAATTTAATGCAGCTTTTGAGAGTGTACTCCCGCTGGTGCATGTATTTTCAACACCATATTTCCTGCTATCTTCTGACAATTTTGTTCCTGAAGGGAAAATGACACATGAAggatttattatatttacacTCGACATATAAGATCATTTTGAATCAACAAAACTAACCTATCTCGACTTGTTTGGACCCTGTTACTATATAACCTTCAACACCACGAACAATGTCTCTCTGGAAATGCTGTAGTATGAAAAGACAAAATGCAATCAGAAACTTATGATACATAATGAATACTTTAGCATTACAAACAGGATTCCTAAGTCAAAGGCTGAATAGTTAGGAACCATTGTGACAGCTCCCTAGCCCCCAAGTTATAACACAGTTACCCACTCTCCCTTTGTATGTgtgtctctctctcttttgcaCACTCAAGTGAATTTGTGTTTATGTTATGGTTGGGATGAAGGATATAATTCCCCTTTAGATAAGCTTTATGCTATGGCTGGGATTTATGAAAACTGATCCAGATAAGCTTATGCTCTATGAGTTACGACAATGACTTTCCACATCCCTAAGCATTTAACTCCACAATAGGCAATATAACCTTGGCAGCTCGAGTGGATATGTATAGCTTTTCAAGCTTTTGGTGCTGCTGGAATTCTGCATCATCAGGCATGACATTATCTGAACCACCATAGGCACCAAACTGCTTCAAAACAGCCTGGAAAACGAGTTCAGTGAAAACAGAAGTACAAAAACACCAGATATATATCTGAGTtgtatagtactagtacaatTAAATATCGTGTAGTCACAACTTCAATTCAATGCATATAACCAAATCCAGGCTCCAGTATCAGACCAATAAACTTGTACAGTTGCACGCGCTCATTTGCATTTAAATCAGTTCAAATTACAATGTTTAAACTCATATGCGGCAGTCAAACGGATCAAAAAATTGAGAGATCATCTAGATTAACACGAATCCACATATCACTTACCGTTAATTGTCAAAAtctatttacattaaaaaaacaacaagaGAATTAACGCCAGTAAACCTAAATCGAGGTGGTAAACAAACTGAATTTCAAATCAATCAGCTAAACGAAATCAAATACAATTCCAATTATGGATGCACAACATATTCCGGTATCATAAATTCTACAATTCATGCCAATCCGAATGATCACAACATCCAAATTGAGCCGCCCGATCCGACTGAAAAATTCTCATAAAAAATCCTAAACGCAGAATCAAATTTACACACACATCTGCGAGTTGCACAGCGGTAGAATACCTGCTGTTGCCTGGCGACCTGCTCTCGGAGTCTGGACGCTTGTTTTCTGATGGCTTCCATTCACGAATCGATCAACACCTCCCGCAGCTATAATCCACACACACAGCTGAAAcagttctattttttttttgcagaaAAGAGGAATGTATACAGCAAATGGATTCAGGTTTGAAGGAAGATCTATAGCTATAGGCGTCAAAATGATTTCGAATGTGCCTGATTTTTCCGGATAACAGTTTGCTGATGTACGGTTATTTTTTGTGACACAGAGCAAAAATCAGAtctatttctaattttc
The nucleotide sequence above comes from Salvia hispanica cultivar TCC Black 2014 chromosome 5, UniMelb_Shisp_WGS_1.0, whole genome shotgun sequence. Encoded proteins:
- the LOC125186231 gene encoding SH3 domain-containing protein 2-like, translated to MEAIRKQASRLREQVARQQQAVLKQFGAYGGSDNVMPDDAEFQQHQKLEKLYISTRAAKHFQRDIVRGVEGYIVTGSKQVEIGTKLSEDSRKYGVENTCTSGSTLSKAALNFARTRAQMEKERGNLLKALGTQVAEPLRAMVMGAPLEDARHLAQRYDRMRQEAEAQAVEVARRQAKLREGNAHPDMAFKLEAAESKLQDLKSNVATLGKEAAAAMAAVEAQQQRLTLQRLIAMVEAERAYHQRVLQILDMLEGEMMSERQRIESAPAPAPSPSPAAAAVPSMDSMPAPPAYEEVNSLPTSPVQDGSTDAMGYFLGEVMYPYHAESEVELTLSVGDYLVIRKVSNNGWAEGECKGRAGWFPFGYIERRERVLASKFAEVF